The following are encoded in a window of Arthrobacter sp. NicSoilB4 genomic DNA:
- a CDS encoding thiamine pyrophosphate-binding protein gives MLVVSQSSLDALVQAVDAPQETVPATVARLVGRTLAELGVGHVFGVVGSGNFEVTNALRLAGVPFTAARHEGGAATMADAYSRMSGRVGVVSTHQGCGLSNAITGIGEAAKSRTPLIVLTADTQASAVRSNFKIDQDALARSVGAVSERIHSPATAVADTLRAFRTARNERRTVVLNLPLDVQSAPAPAAHPGGHPAVVADAQPVRPSAASVRRLAHLINAAERPVFVAGRGARTAGEQLRALAAHAGALVATSAVANGLFQDEDFNLGISGGFSSPLSAGLIQGADLIIGWGCALNMWTMRHGHLISDGTAVVQVDVEDSALGANRPVDLGVVGDAALTAADVLSELRTLQPEPAGKYRTAENAAAIAERSRWNGVETPDLSGGGRIDPRVLSRELDAILPADRIVSIDSGNFMGYPSTYLRVPDEFGFCFTQAFQSIGLGLSTAIGAAMARPDRLPVLGAGDGGFLMGISELETAVRLELPLVCIIYNDAGYGAEVHHFGAGGTDEGGADVGPAVDLSTVTFPDTDIAAIARGFGADAVTVRSVADLKEVRAWVRERPARPLVIDAKIASDGGAWWLAEAFKGH, from the coding sequence ATGCTAGTAGTTTCACAAAGTTCACTGGACGCGCTGGTGCAGGCCGTCGATGCCCCGCAGGAGACTGTTCCGGCGACCGTGGCCCGGCTCGTCGGCCGGACCCTGGCGGAGCTCGGCGTCGGGCATGTCTTCGGCGTCGTCGGCAGCGGCAACTTCGAGGTGACCAATGCCCTGCGCCTCGCCGGAGTGCCCTTCACCGCGGCCCGGCACGAGGGCGGCGCGGCCACGATGGCCGATGCCTACTCCCGGATGTCCGGGCGGGTGGGCGTCGTCAGTACCCACCAGGGCTGCGGGCTGAGCAACGCGATCACCGGGATCGGCGAAGCTGCCAAGAGCCGCACGCCGCTGATCGTGCTGACGGCCGACACTCAGGCCTCCGCGGTCCGGTCCAACTTCAAGATCGACCAGGATGCCCTCGCCCGCAGCGTCGGGGCCGTGAGCGAGCGGATCCATTCCCCGGCAACCGCCGTCGCGGACACCCTCCGGGCCTTCCGCACGGCACGGAACGAACGCCGCACCGTAGTTCTCAACCTGCCCCTCGACGTCCAGTCCGCCCCTGCCCCCGCCGCGCACCCGGGCGGGCACCCGGCCGTGGTTGCCGACGCCCAGCCGGTCCGCCCCTCCGCCGCCAGCGTCCGGCGCCTGGCGCACCTGATTAACGCCGCAGAGCGCCCGGTCTTTGTGGCAGGACGCGGCGCACGGACCGCCGGGGAGCAACTGCGGGCCCTGGCAGCCCACGCCGGCGCGCTCGTGGCCACATCGGCGGTGGCGAACGGGCTGTTCCAGGACGAGGACTTCAACCTCGGGATCTCCGGCGGGTTCTCGTCGCCGCTCAGCGCCGGGCTGATCCAGGGCGCCGACCTGATTATCGGCTGGGGCTGCGCGCTGAACATGTGGACCATGCGGCATGGCCACCTGATCTCGGACGGGACCGCCGTGGTGCAGGTCGACGTCGAGGACTCCGCGCTCGGCGCCAACCGGCCCGTCGACCTGGGCGTGGTGGGTGATGCCGCGCTGACCGCGGCGGATGTCCTCTCGGAGCTGCGGACGCTCCAGCCGGAACCGGCCGGGAAGTACCGCACCGCGGAGAACGCGGCCGCCATCGCAGAACGCTCGCGCTGGAACGGCGTCGAAACGCCGGACCTCTCCGGCGGCGGGCGGATCGATCCCCGCGTGCTGAGCCGCGAACTGGACGCCATCCTGCCCGCGGACCGGATTGTCTCGATCGACTCCGGCAACTTCATGGGCTACCCCAGCACCTACCTGAGGGTCCCCGACGAGTTCGGCTTCTGTTTCACCCAGGCCTTCCAGTCGATCGGCCTGGGCCTCTCCACGGCGATCGGAGCCGCGATGGCCAGGCCGGACCGGCTGCCGGTACTCGGCGCCGGGGACGGCGGGTTCCTGATGGGCATCAGCGAACTGGAGACCGCCGTCCGCCTGGAGCTGCCCCTGGTCTGCATCATCTACAACGACGCCGGCTACGGTGCGGAAGTCCACCACTTCGGCGCCGGCGGCACGGATGAGGGCGGCGCCGACGTCGGCCCTGCCGTCGATCTCAGTACCGTCACCTTCCCCGACACGGACATCGCCGCGATCGCCCGTGGCTTCGGCGCGGACGCCGTGACGGTCCGCAGCGTGGCGGACCTCAAAGAGGTCCGCGCCTGGGTGCGGGAGCGTCCCGCCCGTCCGCTGGTCATCGATGCCAAGATCGCGTCCGACGGCGGCGCGTGGTGGCTGGCCGAGGCATTCAAGGGGCACTGA
- a CDS encoding aromatic acid/H+ symport family MFS transporter, whose protein sequence is MTQSMSTELRNEATPRWKGHAVLILCFVAIVFDGYDLVVYGSTVPTILKFQEWGVTPAQAGLIGSLALVGMLVGTLSVGILTDKLGRRRIMLACIAWFSTCMLLTAFAPTAEVFGFLRFLTGLGLGGIVPTCIALTVEYARKERRQIANAVMFSGYSVGGVGASLLAINLLQHIDFRWMYAIGALPLVTLLPIAWKLLPESVAYLARKQRIEEARATADRYGLVYSDIVTAEDVKTGAEAPKSAMKTLFTRKWVRSTVLFALANFCGLLLVYGLNTWLPQIMRQAGFQLGDALTFLLVLNAGAIVGSISASVLADKIGIRKVVTASFLLAFVAILMLSLQLPLAMLLVIVAFAGLGSVGTQILVGGYCATHYPQSLSATALSWSLGIGRIGAICGPLIGGLIAGMAFGWQLNFYMFAAFAVVGAIVVFSVPKLTEK, encoded by the coding sequence ATGACGCAGTCAATGTCGACTGAGTTGCGCAACGAGGCCACACCTCGCTGGAAGGGCCACGCGGTCCTCATCCTGTGCTTCGTGGCCATCGTCTTTGATGGCTATGACCTGGTGGTCTACGGTTCCACCGTCCCCACGATCCTGAAGTTCCAGGAATGGGGTGTCACCCCCGCGCAGGCAGGCCTGATCGGCAGCCTGGCCCTGGTCGGGATGCTGGTCGGCACGCTCTCCGTCGGCATCCTGACCGACAAACTGGGCCGCCGCCGCATCATGCTGGCCTGCATCGCCTGGTTCTCCACCTGCATGCTGCTCACGGCCTTCGCTCCGACCGCCGAGGTCTTCGGCTTCCTGCGGTTCCTGACCGGCCTGGGCCTGGGTGGCATCGTGCCGACCTGCATTGCGCTGACCGTCGAGTACGCCCGCAAGGAGCGCCGCCAGATCGCCAACGCCGTCATGTTCAGCGGCTACTCGGTGGGCGGCGTCGGCGCATCGCTGCTCGCCATCAACCTCCTGCAGCACATCGACTTCCGCTGGATGTACGCCATCGGCGCCCTGCCCCTGGTCACCCTGCTCCCCATCGCCTGGAAGCTCCTGCCCGAATCGGTGGCGTACCTGGCCCGCAAGCAGCGCATCGAAGAAGCCAGAGCCACCGCGGACCGGTACGGCCTGGTCTACTCGGACATCGTCACGGCCGAGGACGTCAAGACAGGCGCCGAAGCACCCAAATCAGCCATGAAGACCTTGTTCACCCGCAAATGGGTCCGCTCCACGGTCCTGTTCGCGCTCGCCAACTTCTGCGGCCTGCTGCTGGTCTACGGGCTGAACACCTGGCTCCCGCAGATCATGCGCCAGGCCGGCTTCCAGCTCGGGGATGCCCTGACGTTCCTGCTGGTCCTCAACGCCGGCGCGATCGTGGGCTCCATCAGCGCCTCCGTGCTGGCGGACAAGATCGGCATCCGCAAGGTAGTGACGGCGTCCTTCCTCCTCGCCTTCGTCGCCATCCTGATGCTGAGCCTCCAGCTCCCGCTGGCGATGCTGCTCGTGATCGTCGCCTTCGCCGGCCTCGGCTCCGTGGGAACCCAGATTCTGGTGGGCGGCTACTGCGCCACCCACTACCCGCAGTCCCTGAGTGCCACCGCCCTCAGCTGGTCCCTTGGCATCGGGCGCATCGGCGCCATCTGCGGGCCGCTGATCGGCGGGCTGATCGCCGGCATGGCCTTCGGCTGGCAGCTTAACTTCTACATGTTCGCGGCCTTCGCCGTGGTCGGCGCCATTGTGGTGTTCTCGGTGCCGAAGCTGACCGAAAAGTAG
- a CDS encoding SRPBCC family protein, translated as MAIAEYDVVIQRDAMSVYDFLLDARNLPSWRAGVRSIELESGAAGTKGAVYRQTIAGPGGRTLSGDFEITEARPGAEIQYRALAGLERMHGGYYLSTEGGSTRVRFALEREPQGIMARLRSPFRRRMKAEVCQLEQLKSVLEDQLEEQSGP; from the coding sequence GTGGCAATCGCAGAGTACGACGTCGTCATCCAACGGGATGCCATGAGCGTGTATGACTTCCTGCTGGACGCCCGCAACCTGCCCAGCTGGCGTGCAGGCGTCCGCAGCATTGAGCTGGAGTCCGGCGCCGCAGGGACGAAGGGCGCCGTGTACCGGCAGACCATCGCGGGCCCCGGCGGGCGCACCCTCAGCGGAGATTTTGAGATCACCGAGGCGCGGCCCGGGGCTGAGATCCAGTACAGGGCCCTGGCCGGGCTGGAGCGGATGCACGGCGGCTACTACCTGAGCACGGAAGGCGGCAGCACCCGCGTCCGTTTTGCCCTCGAGCGGGAGCCCCAGGGAATCATGGCCCGGCTGAGGTCCCCCTTCCGCCGGCGGATGAAGGCTGAAGTCTGCCAGCTGGAGCAGCTCAAATCGGTGCTGGAAGACCAACTGGAAGAACAGTCCGGGCCGTAA
- a CDS encoding thioesterase family protein, with the protein MNPTQSLPCIAATATLERTIEWVDTDAAGHQHNSAVLRFVEACEAKLFRDMDLPGYFPSAPRVRHELNYRAKLYFGQRVTTTVVVEKIGRTSLTFSFEVWGEEFRGEPRVLAAHGSFVTAHVAQGAAAASPWPADLAAKVTARAAQSQD; encoded by the coding sequence ATGAACCCCACCCAGTCCCTCCCCTGCATTGCCGCGACGGCAACCCTGGAACGGACCATTGAATGGGTGGATACGGATGCCGCGGGGCACCAGCACAATTCGGCGGTGCTCCGCTTTGTCGAGGCCTGCGAGGCCAAGTTGTTCCGGGACATGGATCTGCCGGGGTACTTTCCGTCGGCACCGCGGGTTCGCCACGAGCTCAACTACCGGGCAAAGTTGTACTTCGGCCAGCGGGTCACCACCACCGTAGTAGTGGAGAAAATCGGCCGCACGTCCTTGACGTTCAGCTTTGAGGTGTGGGGCGAGGAGTTCCGGGGCGAACCCCGGGTCCTCGCCGCGCACGGATCCTTCGTCACGGCGCATGTCGCCCAGGGCGCCGCGGCCGCCAGCCCGTGGCCGGCGGACCTGGCGGCCAAAGTCACCGCCCGCGCGGCGCAAAGCCAGGACTAG
- a CDS encoding acyl-CoA thioesterase II — translation MNPTSEILLSALELTPVEPDFLDEAYTATTQYVPWPKAYGGDMVAQAAAAAMRSVGDDRSLHSMHSYFMRPADIGAEVRYEVERLRDGRGYSTRQVRAYQGGKTVYVAMASFHAEEPGEEFARAMPAGIPDPESLPSSADVLDGVDGDAAAYWSGGRSFDMRHVPGAVYLSVEGEQVPHQAVWVKAFDRLPDDPDLQRAALAYVCDYTILEPVLRVHGYAWGDPGLVTASLDHAMWFHREGRVDDWLLYVQEAVSAQASRGLAQGHFYDRQGRLLATVVQEGMIRKSAAP, via the coding sequence ATGAATCCGACGTCGGAGATCCTCCTGTCCGCCCTCGAGTTGACGCCGGTCGAGCCGGACTTCCTCGACGAGGCCTACACCGCCACGACGCAGTACGTGCCGTGGCCCAAGGCCTACGGCGGGGACATGGTGGCGCAGGCCGCGGCCGCGGCGATGCGTTCGGTGGGGGATGACCGCTCGCTGCACTCGATGCACAGCTACTTCATGCGGCCGGCGGACATCGGTGCCGAGGTCCGGTACGAGGTGGAGCGGCTCCGCGACGGGCGGGGCTACTCCACCCGGCAGGTCCGCGCCTACCAGGGCGGCAAGACCGTCTACGTGGCCATGGCCTCCTTCCACGCGGAGGAACCCGGTGAGGAATTCGCCCGGGCAATGCCGGCCGGGATCCCGGATCCGGAGTCGCTGCCGTCCTCCGCCGACGTGCTCGACGGCGTCGACGGCGACGCCGCGGCCTACTGGTCCGGCGGACGCAGCTTCGACATGCGCCATGTGCCCGGCGCCGTCTACCTCAGCGTCGAGGGGGAGCAGGTGCCGCACCAGGCGGTCTGGGTGAAGGCCTTCGACCGGCTCCCGGACGACCCGGACCTGCAGCGGGCCGCCCTGGCCTACGTCTGCGACTACACCATCCTGGAACCGGTGCTCCGGGTGCACGGCTACGCCTGGGGCGACCCGGGCCTGGTCACGGCCAGCTTGGACCACGCCATGTGGTTCCACCGCGAAGGCCGGGTGGACGACTGGCTGCTCTACGTCCAGGAAGCCGTTTCGGCGCAGGCCAGCCGCGGCCTGGCGCAGGGGCACTTCTACGACCGGCAGGGCAGGCTCCTCGCCACGGTGGTCCAGGAAGGCATGATCCGGAAGTCGGCTGCTCCGTAA
- the dcd gene encoding dCTP deaminase has protein sequence MLISDRDIRAEIDSQRIVLEPFDPAMVQPSSVDVRIDKFFRLFDNHKYAHIDPAEEQPELTRLVEVEAGEPFILHPGEFVLGSTYETVTLPDDIAARLEGKSSLGRLGLLTHSTAGFIDPGFSGHVTLELSNMATLPIKLWPGMKIGQFCFFRLTSAAEHPYGSGEYGNRYQGQRGPTASRSHLNFHRTDV, from the coding sequence GTGCTGATCTCAGACCGCGACATTCGTGCCGAAATTGATTCCCAACGGATCGTTCTGGAGCCGTTCGACCCCGCCATGGTCCAGCCATCGTCGGTGGACGTCCGGATCGACAAGTTCTTCCGGCTCTTCGACAACCACAAGTACGCCCACATCGACCCGGCCGAGGAACAGCCCGAGCTGACCCGCCTGGTCGAGGTCGAGGCCGGCGAACCCTTCATCCTCCACCCCGGGGAATTTGTTCTGGGTTCCACGTACGAGACGGTGACGCTCCCCGACGATATCGCCGCCCGGCTCGAGGGCAAGTCCTCGCTGGGCAGGCTTGGCCTGCTCACGCACTCGACCGCCGGATTCATCGATCCTGGCTTCTCCGGCCACGTGACCCTGGAGTTGTCCAACATGGCGACGCTGCCGATCAAGCTGTGGCCGGGCATGAAGATCGGCCAGTTCTGCTTCTTCCGGCTCACCTCGGCCGCCGAACACCCGTACGGCTCCGGCGAGTACGGCAACCGCTACCAGGGCCAGCGCGGCCCGACGGCCAGCCGCAGCCACCTGAACTTCCACCGCACGGACGTCTGA
- a CDS encoding bifunctional salicylyl-CoA 5-hydroxylase/oxidoreductase, with amino-acid sequence MKIAIIGGGPGGLYFAALMKQLDPNHEVTVWERNAASDTFGFGVVFSDETLGGIGNADTVIAEYMSERFARWTDIDIHFKDAQHTVGGQGFAAMSRKELLELLQRRCAELGVDLRFSTLAPDVGELSRDYDLVLAADGLNSAVRSRYADVFRPSLDVRRSKYMWLGTDLVFEAFKFFVKDTEHGVMQIHGYPYSDEGSTFIVEMHEDVWRSAGFDATEHQAFLPGESDEAAVAAIRTIFAEELEGHEVLVNNSKWINFTTVRNESWRHGNIVLLGDAAHTAHFSIGSGTKLAMEDSLALAACLHEHSELETALEAYETERRPVVESTQRAAQASLEWFENIGMYKDQNPVQFCFNLLTRSRRITYDNLKLRDPEFAARVDEEFARTQGIAGSAPAMFQPYRIGGLELKNRIVVSPMDMYSATDGVPGNFHLVHLGSKALGGAGLVMTEMVCVSETGRITPGCSGLYTDAQQESWREIVDFVHSRSTAAIGVQLGHSGRKGSTKLMWEGIDEPLPEGGWEPVGPSAIPYGPGSPAPREISRAEMEQVRDEFVAATVRAAAAGFDLLELHCAHGYLLSSFLSPLANLRTDEYGGSLENRLRYPLEVFDAVRAAWPADKPLTVRLSATDWAPGGNDEHDAVAIARAFVEHGADGVDVSSGQVVKEEKPAYGRSYQTPFADRIRQEVAHKAGVAVIAVGAVSSYDDVNSILLAGRADLCALGRTHLFDPQWTLHAAIEQDYRGPGADWPQQFRAGSRKPPAARTDAVRPRLALVREPEIAELPTHLRWTPAKVPASV; translated from the coding sequence ATGAAAATCGCAATCATCGGCGGCGGTCCGGGCGGACTCTACTTCGCCGCCCTCATGAAGCAGCTGGACCCGAACCACGAGGTCACCGTCTGGGAACGCAACGCCGCGTCCGACACCTTCGGCTTCGGCGTCGTCTTCAGCGACGAAACCCTCGGCGGCATCGGCAACGCGGACACCGTGATCGCCGAGTACATGTCCGAGCGTTTCGCCCGCTGGACCGACATCGATATCCACTTCAAGGACGCGCAGCACACGGTCGGCGGGCAGGGCTTCGCCGCCATGAGCCGCAAGGAGCTGCTCGAGCTGCTGCAGCGCCGCTGCGCCGAACTCGGCGTCGACCTGCGCTTCAGCACCCTGGCGCCGGACGTCGGGGAACTCAGCCGGGACTACGACCTGGTCCTCGCCGCGGACGGCCTGAACTCCGCCGTCCGCTCCCGCTACGCCGACGTGTTCCGGCCCAGCCTGGACGTCCGCAGGTCCAAGTACATGTGGCTCGGCACCGACCTCGTCTTTGAGGCGTTCAAGTTCTTCGTCAAGGACACCGAGCACGGCGTCATGCAGATCCACGGCTACCCCTACTCGGACGAGGGCAGCACCTTCATCGTCGAAATGCACGAGGACGTCTGGCGCAGCGCCGGTTTCGACGCCACCGAGCACCAGGCGTTCCTGCCCGGCGAAAGCGACGAGGCGGCCGTGGCCGCCATCCGAACCATCTTCGCCGAGGAGCTTGAGGGCCACGAGGTCCTGGTCAACAACTCCAAGTGGATCAACTTCACCACCGTCCGCAACGAGTCCTGGCGGCACGGCAACATCGTGCTCCTCGGCGACGCCGCCCACACCGCGCACTTCTCCATCGGCTCCGGCACCAAGCTGGCCATGGAGGACTCCCTCGCCCTGGCCGCCTGCCTGCACGAGCACTCCGAGCTCGAAACAGCCCTGGAAGCCTACGAAACGGAACGCCGGCCGGTGGTCGAGTCCACCCAGCGCGCCGCGCAGGCCTCGCTCGAATGGTTCGAGAACATCGGCATGTACAAGGACCAGAACCCGGTGCAGTTCTGCTTCAACCTGCTCACCCGCAGCCGCCGGATCACCTACGACAACCTCAAGCTGCGCGACCCCGAGTTCGCGGCCCGGGTGGACGAGGAATTCGCCCGCACCCAGGGCATCGCCGGCAGCGCCCCCGCCATGTTCCAGCCATACCGGATCGGCGGGCTGGAACTGAAGAACCGGATCGTCGTCTCACCGATGGACATGTACTCCGCCACCGACGGCGTCCCGGGCAACTTCCACCTCGTCCACCTCGGCAGCAAGGCCCTCGGCGGCGCCGGCCTGGTCATGACCGAGATGGTCTGCGTGTCCGAGACCGGCCGCATCACGCCGGGCTGCAGCGGCCTCTACACCGACGCCCAGCAGGAGAGCTGGCGGGAGATCGTCGACTTCGTGCACAGCCGTTCGACGGCGGCCATCGGCGTCCAGCTGGGACACTCCGGCCGCAAAGGCTCCACCAAACTCATGTGGGAAGGCATCGACGAGCCGCTGCCCGAGGGCGGCTGGGAACCGGTGGGCCCCTCGGCCATACCGTACGGCCCCGGCAGCCCGGCACCCCGCGAAATCAGCCGGGCTGAAATGGAGCAGGTCCGCGACGAGTTTGTCGCCGCCACCGTCCGTGCGGCCGCCGCCGGATTCGACCTGCTGGAGCTGCACTGCGCGCACGGCTACCTGCTCTCCTCGTTCCTCTCGCCGCTGGCCAACCTGCGCACCGACGAATACGGCGGATCGCTGGAGAACCGGCTCCGCTACCCGCTGGAAGTCTTCGACGCCGTCCGCGCCGCGTGGCCCGCGGACAAGCCGTTGACCGTGCGGCTTTCGGCCACCGACTGGGCTCCCGGCGGCAACGACGAACACGACGCCGTCGCGATTGCCCGGGCCTTCGTCGAACACGGCGCCGACGGCGTGGACGTCTCCTCCGGCCAGGTGGTCAAGGAGGAGAAGCCCGCCTACGGCCGCAGCTACCAGACCCCGTTCGCGGACCGCATCCGGCAGGAAGTGGCCCACAAGGCAGGCGTGGCGGTGATCGCCGTCGGGGCGGTGTCCTCCTACGACGACGTCAACTCGATCCTGCTGGCCGGGCGGGCGGACCTGTGCGCCCTCGGCCGCACCCACCTGTTTGATCCGCAGTGGACCCTGCATGCGGCGATCGAGCAGGACTACCGCGGGCCGGGCGCCGACTGGCCGCAGCAGTTCCGTGCCGGCAGCCGCAAGCCGCCGGCGGCCCGCACCGACGCGGTCCGGCCCCGGCTCGCGCTCGTGCGGGAGCCGGAGATCGCCGAACTGCCCACCCACCTGCGCTGGACGCCGGCGAAGGTGCCGGCGTCGGTCTAG
- a CDS encoding AMP-binding protein — protein sequence MDLTPSAHQDTFARDHLPPAEQWPALEFTLPELQYPQQLNAATVLIDDAVRSFGADRPALLTPDGGSWSYGELQRHANQVAQVLVEDFGIVPGNRVMLRSPNNPWLVAAWLGVLKAGAVVVTIMPALRANEIRTLLELTRPAAALCDSRFLDDLAEAAGNDVPVLAMGGSTGADLLARCAAKSGEFTDVPTAADDVALLGPTSGTTGTPKITMHFHRDILANADTFARHILAPTPEDVFAGSPPLAFTFGLGGLVVFPLRFGSAALLTERATPLELAQAVHAAKATILFTAPTAYKAILKEGAEGLLATLRTAVSAGEHLPAETWRAVHERTGLKLVNGIGATEMLHVFISAAGDDIRTGATGTAVPGYRAAILDDDGRELGPDAVGRLAVIGPTGCRYLNDSRQADYVVNGWNVTGDTFSRDSDGYFYYQARSDNMIVSSGYNIGAPEVEAAIDQHPDVMENAVVGRPDPDRGSVVCAFIVLREGVDADDAKRKEIQDFVKQAIAPYKYPRQVHFVDGLPRNPSGKLQHFRLREQLAADTATPEHQNA from the coding sequence ATGGATCTGACGCCCTCGGCGCACCAGGACACCTTTGCGCGCGACCACCTGCCCCCGGCAGAGCAGTGGCCCGCGCTCGAGTTCACGCTCCCGGAACTGCAGTACCCGCAGCAGCTCAACGCCGCCACCGTGCTGATTGACGACGCCGTCCGCAGCTTCGGCGCCGACCGCCCCGCCCTGCTCACCCCGGACGGCGGGTCCTGGAGCTACGGGGAGCTGCAGCGCCACGCCAACCAGGTGGCCCAGGTCCTCGTTGAGGACTTCGGGATCGTCCCCGGGAACCGCGTTATGCTGCGCTCGCCGAACAACCCGTGGCTGGTCGCCGCCTGGCTCGGCGTGCTCAAGGCCGGCGCCGTCGTCGTCACCATCATGCCGGCGCTGCGCGCTAACGAGATCCGGACCCTGCTGGAACTGACCCGGCCGGCCGCCGCCCTGTGCGACAGCCGGTTCCTGGACGATCTGGCCGAGGCCGCCGGAAACGACGTGCCGGTGCTGGCCATGGGGGGCAGCACCGGCGCGGACCTCCTGGCACGCTGTGCCGCCAAGAGCGGCGAGTTCACCGACGTCCCGACGGCGGCTGACGACGTCGCGCTGCTTGGCCCGACGTCCGGCACCACCGGGACGCCGAAGATCACCATGCATTTCCACCGGGATATCCTCGCCAACGCGGACACCTTCGCCCGGCACATCCTGGCGCCGACGCCTGAGGACGTCTTCGCCGGGTCCCCGCCGCTGGCCTTCACCTTCGGACTCGGCGGACTGGTGGTCTTCCCGCTGCGCTTTGGCTCCGCGGCGCTCCTGACCGAACGCGCCACCCCGCTCGAACTGGCGCAGGCCGTGCACGCCGCGAAGGCCACCATCCTGTTCACCGCGCCGACGGCCTACAAGGCCATCCTCAAGGAAGGCGCCGAGGGCCTTCTGGCCACGCTCCGCACCGCCGTCTCCGCCGGCGAGCACCTGCCCGCCGAAACCTGGCGCGCCGTCCATGAACGCACCGGCCTGAAGCTGGTCAACGGGATCGGCGCCACCGAAATGCTGCACGTCTTCATCTCCGCGGCAGGGGACGACATCCGTACCGGCGCCACCGGCACCGCCGTCCCCGGCTACCGGGCCGCCATCCTTGACGACGACGGCCGGGAACTTGGCCCGGACGCCGTCGGACGCCTCGCCGTGATCGGCCCCACCGGCTGCCGCTACCTCAACGACTCCCGCCAGGCGGACTACGTCGTCAACGGCTGGAACGTCACCGGCGACACCTTCAGCCGGGACAGCGACGGCTACTTCTACTACCAGGCCCGCTCCGACAACATGATCGTGTCCTCCGGCTACAACATCGGCGCCCCCGAGGTCGAAGCCGCGATCGACCAGCACCCGGACGTGATGGAAAACGCCGTCGTCGGCCGGCCCGACCCGGACCGCGGCAGCGTCGTCTGCGCCTTCATCGTGCTGCGCGAGGGCGTCGATGCCGACGACGCGAAACGCAAGGAAATCCAGGACTTCGTGAAGCAGGCCATCGCCCCGTACAAGTACCCGCGCCAGGTGCATTTCGTTGACGGCCTGCCCCGCAACCCCAGCGGCAAACTCCAGCATTTCCGGCTGCGCGAGCAGCTGGCCGCTGACACCGCCACCCCCGAACACCAGAACGCTTGA